The Thermoplasmata archaeon genome contains a region encoding:
- a CDS encoding VOC family protein: MSDLWIGNVGIRVTNLDKSIAFYTKVFDLEEIARGAYDEGETVLFRDRRSGQRLELNWYSENSPFWAPYLAGEALAHFEVRVKSVPDTLERLKGLGIRPATRKRWVNRKGIAKLKETPKFQDRMKQDVWIGRKGHRIAYIQDPDGIFFCLYDHPEEPWEGPIPDRY; this comes from the coding sequence ATATCCGATCTCTGGATCGGCAATGTCGGGATTCGAGTCACGAACCTCGATAAGTCGATCGCGTTCTACACCAAAGTGTTCGACCTCGAGGAGATCGCCCGAGGCGCCTACGATGAAGGCGAGACCGTCCTGTTCCGAGACCGGCGCTCTGGGCAGCGGTTGGAGCTCAACTGGTACTCCGAGAACAGTCCGTTCTGGGCCCCGTACCTCGCCGGCGAAGCCCTGGCCCACTTTGAGGTCCGGGTGAAGAGCGTTCCCGATACGCTCGAGCGACTCAAGGGCCTGGGGATCCGGCCCGCGACGAGAAAGCGCTGGGTCAACCGGAAGGGGATCGCGAAACTGAAAGAGACTCCGAAGTTCCAGGACCGCATGAAACAAGACGTGTGGATCGGGCGAAAGGGGCATCGCATCGCCTACATTCAAGACCCCGATGGGATCTTCTTCTGTCTCTACGACCACCCGGAAGAACCCTGGGAAGGCCCGATTCCAGACCGCTATTGA